In Paenibacillus ihbetae, the following are encoded in one genomic region:
- a CDS encoding endo-1,4-beta-xylanase: protein MRRSMKRLPKLHEAYGNSFKIGAAVNPITMVTQKELLAHHFNSVTAENEMKFERLHPSEEVYTFEQADQIISFAKSNGMSVRGHTLVWHNQTPEWVFQDSSGRTAGRELLLARMKSHIDEVVGRYRGDIYAWDVVNEAIADSGSDLLRSSPWLASIGEDFIAKAFEYAHEADPQALLFYNDYNESVPEKREKIYTLLKSLKEQDVPIHGVGLQAHWNLDFPSLDDIRRAIERYASLGMMLHITELDVSVFAHEDKRTNLAAPTEEMLERQAVRYGQLFRLLKEYSGSVTSVTFWGAADDYTWLDQFPVRGRKNWPFVFDENHLPKESYWNLLKEANPERTFQEIRS from the coding sequence ATGAGAAGAAGCATGAAAAGGCTGCCCAAGCTCCATGAAGCTTACGGCAATAGTTTCAAGATCGGCGCTGCCGTGAATCCAATTACGATGGTGACCCAAAAGGAATTGTTGGCACACCACTTCAACAGCGTTACGGCAGAAAATGAAATGAAGTTCGAGCGATTGCACCCATCGGAAGAGGTGTATACATTTGAGCAAGCCGACCAGATCATATCGTTTGCCAAATCGAACGGAATGTCGGTGAGAGGACATACCCTCGTATGGCATAATCAGACGCCGGAATGGGTGTTTCAAGACAGTTCCGGCCGGACAGCCGGCCGCGAGCTGCTGCTCGCTCGTATGAAATCGCACATCGATGAGGTCGTCGGCCGTTATCGCGGAGATATCTATGCTTGGGATGTCGTAAACGAAGCCATTGCCGACAGTGGAAGCGATCTGCTTCGTTCCTCCCCGTGGCTTGCGTCGATCGGGGAGGATTTTATCGCCAAGGCTTTCGAATATGCGCACGAAGCAGACCCGCAAGCGCTGCTGTTTTATAACGATTACAACGAATCGGTGCCCGAGAAGCGGGAGAAGATTTACACGCTCCTTAAATCGTTAAAGGAGCAGGATGTGCCGATTCACGGCGTCGGGCTTCAGGCCCACTGGAATTTGGATTTTCCATCGCTTGACGATATCCGCAGGGCAATCGAAAGATATGCAAGCCTTGGCATGATGCTGCATATCACGGAGCTTGACGTATCCGTATTCGCGCATGAGGATAAGCGGACCAATCTGGCGGCGCCGACGGAAGAAATGCTTGAGCGCCAGGCGGTGCGTTACGGTCAATTGTTCCGTCTGCTTAAAGAGTACAGCGGCAGCGTCACTTCCGTGACCTTCTGGGGAGCGGCGGACGATTATACCTGGCTGGATCAATTTCCGGTAAGGGGCCGCAAAAATTGGCCGTTCGTCTTCGACGAGAACCATCTTCCGAAGGAATCCTATTGGAACCTGTTGAAGGAAGCCAATCCCGAAAGAACATTCCAAGAGATACGTTCGTAA
- a CDS encoding glycoside hydrolase 43 family protein has protein sequence MNKTHVTNPIIWADVPDVDAIRVGNAYYMVSTSMHSMPGCPIMRSEDLMHWEVVSYVYDTFEDNEAHRLEGGKNIYGQGSWAASLRHHRGTFYVCFSSNDTRKFYVYRTDNIVQGPWQRSVIDGLRHDPGLLFDDDRVFVIYGNGDIYITELTADAAALKSDGIHQRLFETETEGIGLRCEGCHAYRINGYYYLLFIEWPKAGFGSGRRRQICYRSRELLGPYERRIVLDDDLGYHNKGIAQGGMFDTPDGKWYAMLFQDHDAVGRIPCLVPVAWEEDWPVFGIEGKVPERFEVDLPQAVVKPLVISDDFEYESNKLALNWQWNHNPDHRLWSVTERPGYLRLTTGSLAPAGVLQARNTLTQRTEGPACTGTILLDTEHMKPGDHAGLVALQSHFGTVGVKVAENGDKFIAMSVNDGSGREKVLETVRYRGREVHLRIDFDFENSKDVASFHYSVDGAEWMPIGGELNMRYTLDHFMGYRIGLYYYATRQTGGHADFDYFRYEKAER, from the coding sequence ATGAACAAGACGCATGTCACGAATCCGATCATTTGGGCGGACGTGCCGGATGTGGATGCCATCCGTGTAGGGAACGCCTATTATATGGTCAGTACGAGCATGCATTCGATGCCGGGCTGCCCGATCATGAGGTCCGAGGATCTGATGCATTGGGAAGTCGTTAGTTACGTATACGATACGTTCGAAGACAACGAGGCCCATCGTTTGGAAGGCGGCAAGAATATCTACGGGCAAGGCTCTTGGGCGGCAAGCCTGCGCCATCACCGGGGGACATTCTATGTTTGCTTCTCCAGCAACGATACCAGGAAATTTTACGTGTACCGCACAGATAATATCGTTCAGGGGCCGTGGCAGCGTTCCGTCATCGATGGACTACGGCATGATCCGGGCCTGCTTTTTGATGATGACCGGGTGTTCGTGATCTACGGCAACGGGGATATTTACATTACCGAGCTGACTGCCGATGCAGCGGCCCTTAAGTCGGACGGAATTCATCAGCGGCTCTTTGAAACGGAAACGGAGGGCATCGGATTGCGCTGCGAAGGCTGCCATGCCTACCGCATCAACGGTTACTATTATTTGTTGTTCATCGAATGGCCGAAGGCAGGTTTCGGCAGCGGCCGGCGCAGACAAATCTGTTACCGGTCACGGGAACTGCTCGGCCCTTATGAACGAAGAATCGTATTGGATGATGATCTCGGCTACCATAACAAGGGAATCGCCCAAGGCGGGATGTTTGATACGCCGGATGGCAAGTGGTACGCGATGCTGTTCCAGGATCATGATGCCGTCGGCAGAATCCCTTGCCTGGTCCCGGTAGCCTGGGAGGAGGATTGGCCCGTGTTCGGCATCGAAGGCAAGGTGCCGGAACGGTTTGAGGTCGACTTGCCGCAAGCCGTTGTGAAGCCGCTCGTGATCAGCGATGATTTCGAATACGAATCGAATAAGCTGGCTCTGAATTGGCAATGGAACCACAACCCGGATCATCGGTTATGGTCCGTGACCGAACGTCCCGGTTACCTAAGGCTGACAACAGGAAGCCTGGCACCGGCGGGCGTGCTACAGGCCCGGAATACGCTGACGCAGCGCACGGAAGGGCCGGCATGCACGGGGACTATTTTATTGGACACGGAGCATATGAAGCCCGGCGATCATGCAGGGCTTGTTGCCCTGCAAAGCCATTTCGGCACCGTCGGCGTCAAGGTCGCGGAGAACGGCGACAAGTTCATAGCGATGAGCGTGAACGATGGGAGCGGCAGGGAGAAGGTGCTGGAAACGGTTCGGTATCGCGGCAGGGAAGTGCATTTGAGAATTGATTTTGATTTTGAGAACAGCAAAGATGTGGCCTCCTTTCATTATTCTGTCGATGGGGCCGAATGGATGCCGATCGGCGGTGAGCTGAACATGCGGTATACCTTGGATCACTTTATGGGTTATCGCATCGGGCTTTATTATTATGCGACCAGGCAAACCGGCGGCCATGCCGACTTCGATTATTTTCGTTACGAAAAAGCCGAGCGTTAG
- a CDS encoding RICIN domain-containing protein, which translates to MKKTGWTFKLLLAVLLLLPAMLELHNGAADAWSGMPMSKLRVSGNQLVNSEGQPVVLSGWHQPGGSYWTYQGSDYYLNRSGGNRHAAILAYLKDITDTFSDTSPKYGNSHGWYMNQVRLFIDREDMGDVAAGTYNFAGLQSFTQNVVVPYIQYAKTKGIYVTLGLDFTLQDNQATTQANLEKFNQIWGYLAAQPAIKSADNVMFEIINEPVLSYANGRWGGHPSDSEFPAFWDSLRNFQNSIISTIRSQGADNVIWAAGLGWDQYYQLCATRPLTDPLNNIGYAVHWYPGYGAKDNGSILQQQWDTNIKPCADNYPINITETTWFKRLPGDSEYWELFNGSNEGFGKNTKAIFSAAGNVSIAVHMNGFLLQPGARSTFADPTAGLLFDGDPARDGMARFIFEWYYERAQLHPWNGIWNGILSGETYKIVNRASGKVIDVPGGQNSNSLQLQQWPDNNATAQRWVADDMGAYNNVYRLRSVSSSDGKVMDVRNGSTNNGEAIQLMQDYGNQAQRFRLIKLSNGYWSILNANSNKAVEVAGGSSADGAKLQQNPYRGDLHQQWQLISVN; encoded by the coding sequence ATGAAAAAAACAGGATGGACGTTTAAGCTGCTATTGGCCGTGCTGCTCCTGCTGCCGGCAATGCTGGAGCTCCATAATGGCGCGGCTGACGCATGGTCGGGCATGCCGATGTCCAAGCTTCGCGTCAGCGGCAATCAGCTGGTAAACAGCGAGGGGCAGCCCGTTGTCCTCAGCGGGTGGCACCAGCCCGGGGGCTCGTACTGGACGTATCAAGGAAGCGATTACTACCTGAACCGGAGCGGTGGGAATCGCCATGCTGCCATTTTGGCGTATTTAAAGGATATTACCGACACATTTTCCGATACCTCTCCGAAGTACGGCAACAGTCACGGCTGGTATATGAACCAGGTAAGGCTCTTTATCGACCGTGAAGACATGGGCGACGTGGCGGCCGGAACGTATAATTTTGCCGGTCTCCAGTCCTTTACGCAGAACGTCGTGGTGCCTTATATCCAGTATGCAAAGACCAAGGGAATCTACGTTACGCTAGGCCTCGACTTCACGCTCCAAGATAATCAGGCAACGACGCAAGCTAATCTCGAGAAATTTAATCAAATCTGGGGATATCTTGCGGCACAGCCTGCGATCAAAAGCGCGGACAACGTCATGTTCGAGATCATCAATGAACCGGTGCTGTCTTATGCGAACGGTCGCTGGGGAGGACACCCGTCCGATTCCGAATTTCCGGCGTTTTGGGACTCGCTGCGCAATTTTCAAAATTCCATCATTTCCACGATCCGCAGTCAAGGGGCAGATAACGTGATATGGGCCGCAGGCCTTGGATGGGATCAATATTATCAGTTATGCGCCACGCGTCCGCTAACCGATCCGCTGAACAATATCGGATATGCCGTGCATTGGTACCCGGGCTACGGAGCAAAGGATAACGGCTCGATACTCCAGCAGCAATGGGATACCAACATTAAGCCCTGCGCGGACAACTATCCGATCAATATTACGGAAACGACCTGGTTCAAACGGCTGCCGGGAGACTCGGAGTACTGGGAGCTGTTCAACGGCTCGAATGAAGGCTTCGGCAAAAACACCAAGGCCATATTTTCGGCAGCCGGGAACGTCAGCATCGCGGTCCACATGAACGGTTTTCTTCTGCAGCCGGGGGCAAGAAGCACGTTTGCCGATCCGACGGCAGGGCTGCTCTTCGACGGCGATCCGGCACGGGACGGCATGGCCCGCTTCATCTTCGAATGGTATTACGAACGTGCGCAGCTTCATCCATGGAACGGCATATGGAACGGTATTTTATCGGGAGAAACCTATAAAATCGTGAACCGTGCCTCAGGGAAGGTGATCGACGTCCCGGGCGGACAAAACAGCAATTCGCTGCAGCTGCAGCAATGGCCGGACAATAACGCCACGGCGCAGCGATGGGTTGCGGACGATATGGGAGCATACAACAATGTATACCGGCTTCGCAGCGTCAGTTCGAGCGACGGCAAGGTGATGGATGTTAGAAACGGTTCCACAAACAACGGGGAAGCAATACAGCTCATGCAGGATTATGGGAATCAAGCTCAGCGATTCCGCCTGATCAAGCTAAGCAACGGATACTGGAGCATCCTTAACGCGAACAGCAATAAAGCCGTCGAAGTGGCGGGTGGTTCGTCCGCGGACGGAGCGAAGCTCCAGCAGAATCCTTATCGAGGGGATTTGCATCAGCAATGGCAGTTGATCAGCGTAAATTGA
- a CDS encoding SGNH/GDSL hydrolase family protein, translating to MAGHFTPAGNETEGPVAPQDPAVKRRGLYILYETIIEATTRPDGKYTQEIYLDGSQLVDKARFTGGVTDEGILELLKSSRGLRRLVDCIGISVHAHERDVSSVLFTFWKWGNANPPYGAGSRQSITCPANGTETLLALNEDEDRYPDDDVPGKFVFEFERGGVLATVSIVFYLRDGYQVPEAEVDPPVDVESQAYQDMIKKSLINPGHNKRLKAAIEKAKRGEPVTIAYIGGSITQGAGAVPIHSQCYAYQSYDLFKRRFAPAGDSPIRLVKAGVGGTPSELGIVRYDRDVLREGEVRPDIVIVEFAVNDAGDETKGNCYESLVLKALCADHKPAVILLFSVFVNDWNLQDRLAPVGWHYNLPMVSVKDAVTEQFRWTKEQGNVIKKRQFFYDIYHPTNAGHRVMADCLDWLFEVTDRSSLDEEDLTGEQPPLIGNDFSGTQLLDRRNGDLIARIDPGGFSDTDTDLQMAELDDHAYGTPQFPHNWMHTADSGEHSFKMTIRSKRLILVYKDSGSRAFGTAKIWVDGKLKKTADPHEVNWTHCSAVILYNESKSGEHAVEIQMAEGHEDKRFTILGFGYVP from the coding sequence ATGGCAGGCCATTTCACGCCAGCGGGAAATGAAACGGAAGGTCCAGTGGCGCCGCAGGATCCTGCAGTCAAACGCCGCGGACTGTACATCCTGTATGAGACGATCATCGAAGCGACGACTCGTCCCGATGGGAAGTACACGCAAGAGATATACTTGGACGGGAGTCAACTCGTCGATAAAGCCCGATTTACCGGGGGGGTGACGGATGAAGGCATTCTTGAGCTGCTAAAGAGCAGCAGGGGTCTTCGCCGGCTGGTGGACTGTATCGGAATATCCGTTCATGCGCATGAACGGGACGTATCGAGCGTTCTGTTCACATTTTGGAAATGGGGAAATGCGAATCCACCATACGGAGCGGGATCCCGGCAGAGTATAACCTGTCCAGCCAACGGCACGGAAACGCTCCTGGCTCTGAATGAGGACGAAGATCGATATCCGGATGACGATGTTCCAGGCAAATTCGTCTTCGAGTTTGAGCGAGGGGGCGTGTTGGCAACGGTCAGCATCGTATTCTATCTGCGTGACGGTTACCAAGTCCCAGAGGCTGAAGTCGACCCCCCGGTCGATGTGGAATCACAAGCATATCAAGACATGATTAAGAAATCGCTCATAAACCCGGGTCATAACAAACGATTAAAGGCGGCAATCGAAAAAGCGAAGCGGGGCGAGCCCGTAACCATCGCCTACATCGGCGGTTCCATTACCCAAGGGGCCGGCGCTGTCCCCATCCATTCCCAATGCTACGCATACCAATCCTATGACCTGTTCAAGCGAAGGTTTGCACCCGCCGGCGACAGCCCGATTCGTCTTGTCAAAGCTGGCGTAGGCGGCACGCCGTCTGAGCTCGGCATCGTCCGCTATGACCGGGATGTGCTTCGAGAAGGGGAGGTACGGCCGGATATCGTGATCGTTGAGTTTGCCGTCAACGACGCCGGCGACGAAACGAAAGGAAATTGTTACGAGAGCCTGGTGCTCAAGGCTCTTTGCGCCGATCACAAACCCGCGGTGATTTTGCTGTTCAGCGTATTCGTGAACGACTGGAATCTTCAAGACCGTCTGGCCCCGGTCGGTTGGCATTACAATCTTCCGATGGTCAGCGTGAAGGATGCGGTCACGGAGCAGTTCCGATGGACCAAGGAGCAAGGGAACGTGATTAAGAAAAGACAGTTTTTCTACGACATTTATCATCCAACCAATGCTGGCCATCGGGTGATGGCCGATTGTTTGGACTGGTTATTCGAAGTAACCGATCGTTCCTCCCTCGACGAGGAGGACCTGACGGGTGAACAGCCTCCGCTGATCGGAAATGACTTCTCCGGAACGCAGCTGCTCGATCGCAGGAATGGCGATCTCATCGCCCGCATTGATCCCGGCGGTTTTTCGGACACCGACACGGATCTTCAAATGGCGGAGCTGGACGATCATGCATACGGGACGCCGCAATTTCCGCACAACTGGATGCACACGGCCGATTCCGGCGAGCACAGCTTTAAGATGACTATCCGGAGCAAGCGTCTTATCCTTGTTTATAAAGATTCGGGAAGCCGGGCATTCGGGACCGCGAAGATATGGGTAGACGGGAAGCTGAAGAAGACCGCCGATCCGCATGAAGTCAATTGGACGCACTGCAGCGCTGTGATTTTGTACAATGAGTCGAAGTCAGGAGAACATGCGGTAGAGATCCAGATGGCGGAAGGCCACGAGGATAAGCGATTTACGATTCTGGGCTTCGGTTACGTCCCATAA
- a CDS encoding alpha/beta hydrolase, with protein sequence MKETAPAGYDVPREIARGKIETVEYASETVGNDRKAMIYTPPGYAEDNVYNVLYLLHGIGGDESEWHRHGDPQTILDNLYADGKLAPMVVVFPNGRAMPNDRAEGDLFAPDKIKAFETFEIDLLSDLIPFIESRYSVSTGRENRAIAGLSMGGGQSLNIGLKHLDRFAWIGAFSPAPNTKSPEQLVPNPEETSARLKLLWLSCGDEDNLKQISDRTHAYLSEHRVPHVWYEESGGHDWPVWKNDLYHFSQLLFKDN encoded by the coding sequence ATGAAGGAGACGGCACCGGCTGGATACGACGTTCCGCGGGAGATCGCCAGGGGGAAAATCGAAACGGTGGAATATGCATCCGAAACGGTAGGCAATGATCGAAAGGCGATGATTTACACGCCTCCGGGATATGCGGAAGACAACGTGTACAACGTTCTTTATTTGCTGCATGGCATCGGAGGTGATGAATCGGAATGGCACCGTCATGGCGATCCGCAGACGATTCTAGATAATCTATATGCGGACGGGAAACTCGCGCCCATGGTCGTCGTGTTTCCAAATGGCCGTGCGATGCCGAATGATCGGGCGGAAGGGGACCTGTTTGCTCCGGACAAAATAAAAGCGTTCGAGACGTTCGAAATCGATCTGCTAAGCGATCTGATTCCCTTTATCGAGTCGCGATACTCGGTATCGACAGGCCGGGAAAACCGTGCGATTGCGGGGCTGTCCATGGGCGGGGGGCAATCCCTGAATATCGGCTTGAAGCATCTTGACCGCTTCGCATGGATTGGCGCTTTTTCCCCGGCTCCGAATACGAAATCTCCGGAGCAGCTCGTCCCGAATCCGGAAGAAACGTCGGCACGGCTCAAATTGCTGTGGCTGTCATGCGGCGACGAGGACAATCTGAAGCAGATAAGCGACCGGACGCACGCGTATTTGTCGGAGCATCGGGTTCCTCACGTTTGGTATGAGGAAAGCGGAGGACACGATTGGCCCGTATGGAAGAACGATTTGTATCATTTTTCCCAGCTTCTTTTTAAAGATAACTGA
- a CDS encoding ABC transporter ATP-binding protein, which produces MTLLPKDIVSILDQNGIKAADLLHGMECDRLPDGGFSESYLVLSRKHLHIFRGSGVTKEKTFSGYAAGRRKAAGKPEQEGSGDWAWERIPLERLEAVTIVNLVASGMVVAKEKEERVIGVFTSGHMNQAVRFAQAFDKLKNNEPFEAFEIDGKSGGASCPTCGLMYPEEGRPFCPKCMKRHAVFARLLSFAGKYRLSIFFIVLFMLLNSATGLVIPYFQGTVLFDQALAGNGAFAGRIGLVIVIILAFRTLSLLFGILFGTIIAKLAAKVAFDLKAAVFTSLQRLSLDFFMRRQTGHLMTRVNNDAQELQYFFVDGLSYFIVNAMNIIGIIAVLLWMDWRLTLICLLPMPLVFWLVRTAFPKLWRLSWRRHRKVSALNSIISDSVRGSRVVKAFGKEQMEISRFQQANDAFSGAEQRFNKWSGTVFPILNFLTQAGGILIWAFGGWYVMQGRMSFGSVLTFVNYMMMLYGPIQFMNNIIGWWSNCMAAAQRIFEIQDAVPSVAERPGAVSLVTMKGDIEIDNVSFGYEPNKPILKQVSLRARPGQMIGVVGHSGAGKSTLVNLVSRLYDVTEGEIRIDGVNVKELSIASLRRHIGIVSQDIYIFTGSIAENIAYADPDCRMEDILHAAKIANAHDFIQKLPDGYDTEIGSGGYSLSGGEKQRLSIARAVLHNPKVLILDEATASLDTETELQIQKALDSLVKGRTTIAIAHRLSTLRQADYLVVMDKGTVVEAGTHDQLMANEGVYRELVRKHDEALKMKGEIIA; this is translated from the coding sequence ATGACGTTATTGCCGAAGGACATTGTGTCCATTTTGGACCAAAACGGTATAAAAGCTGCTGATCTCCTGCACGGGATGGAGTGTGACCGGCTGCCGGACGGCGGTTTTTCAGAAAGCTATCTCGTATTGTCCCGAAAACACCTCCACATCTTTCGCGGCAGCGGCGTTACGAAGGAGAAGACGTTTTCGGGTTATGCAGCCGGCCGGCGCAAAGCTGCCGGCAAGCCGGAGCAAGAGGGTTCCGGCGATTGGGCTTGGGAACGCATTCCCCTCGAACGGCTCGAAGCCGTGACCATCGTTAATCTGGTCGCTTCCGGCATGGTCGTTGCCAAGGAGAAGGAGGAGCGAGTGATCGGTGTATTCACAAGCGGCCATATGAATCAGGCCGTCCGGTTTGCGCAAGCCTTCGATAAATTGAAGAACAACGAGCCGTTTGAAGCCTTCGAAATTGACGGAAAATCGGGCGGGGCCTCATGCCCGACATGCGGATTGATGTACCCCGAAGAAGGCAGGCCATTCTGTCCGAAATGCATGAAGAGGCATGCGGTATTCGCACGTTTGCTGTCATTTGCGGGCAAGTATAGGCTGTCCATCTTTTTTATCGTGTTGTTTATGCTGCTGAACTCGGCGACCGGTCTTGTCATTCCTTATTTCCAGGGCACCGTGCTGTTTGACCAGGCGCTTGCCGGCAATGGCGCTTTTGCGGGGCGGATCGGTCTGGTCATCGTGATCATCCTCGCATTCCGAACGCTGTCGCTGTTGTTCGGCATCTTGTTCGGCACCATCATCGCAAAGCTGGCGGCAAAGGTTGCCTTCGATTTGAAAGCGGCGGTATTTACCTCGTTGCAGCGGTTGTCGCTCGATTTTTTTATGCGGAGGCAGACCGGCCATCTTATGACCCGCGTGAACAACGATGCACAGGAATTGCAATATTTTTTTGTTGACGGGCTTTCTTACTTCATCGTGAATGCGATGAACATCATCGGCATCATTGCCGTGCTCCTATGGATGGATTGGCGGCTTACGCTGATCTGCCTGCTGCCGATGCCGCTGGTCTTCTGGCTTGTCCGGACTGCGTTCCCGAAGCTATGGCGTTTGTCATGGCGGAGGCACCGCAAGGTAAGCGCTCTGAATTCGATCATCAGCGATTCGGTTCGCGGCTCGCGGGTCGTCAAGGCATTCGGTAAAGAACAGATGGAGATCAGCCGCTTTCAGCAGGCAAACGATGCATTCTCCGGGGCCGAGCAGCGCTTTAATAAATGGAGCGGAACCGTGTTTCCGATTCTCAATTTTCTAACGCAGGCGGGCGGAATATTGATCTGGGCGTTCGGCGGCTGGTACGTGATGCAAGGCCGGATGTCTTTTGGCTCCGTGCTTACGTTCGTCAACTATATGATGATGCTGTACGGGCCGATTCAGTTCATGAATAATATTATCGGCTGGTGGTCCAATTGCATGGCGGCTGCGCAGCGTATCTTCGAGATCCAGGACGCCGTACCTAGCGTAGCAGAGCGTCCCGGAGCCGTTTCATTAGTGACAATGAAAGGCGACATCGAGATCGACAACGTTTCGTTCGGCTATGAGCCGAACAAACCGATTTTGAAGCAGGTGTCCCTGCGCGCGAGACCCGGGCAAATGATCGGCGTCGTCGGCCATTCAGGAGCGGGGAAGTCGACGCTGGTCAATCTCGTGTCACGATTGTACGACGTAACCGAGGGAGAGATCCGGATCGACGGCGTCAATGTCAAGGAGCTTTCGATTGCTTCACTGCGTCGTCATATCGGCATCGTCTCTCAGGATATCTATATTTTTACTGGCAGCATCGCAGAAAATATCGCGTACGCCGATCCCGATTGCCGGATGGAAGACATTCTGCATGCGGCCAAAATCGCGAACGCGCACGATTTCATTCAAAAGCTGCCGGACGGATACGATACGGAGATCGGCTCCGGCGGCTACAGCTTGTCCGGCGGGGAGAAGCAGCGGCTGTCGATCGCGCGGGCCGTGCTGCACAACCCGAAGGTGCTCATTCTCGACGAGGCAACCGCTTCGCTCGATACCGAGACGGAGCTGCAAATCCAGAAGGCGCTTGATTCGCTCGTCAAAGGACGGACCACGATCGCGATCGCCCACCGGCTGTCCACGCTAAGGCAAGCCGATTATCTGGTCGTGATGGACAAGGGCACCGTCGTTGAAGCGGGCACGCATGACCAGCTGATGGCGAATGAGGGCGTCTACCGGGAGCTCGTTCGCAAACATGATGAAGCGCTTAAAATGAAAGGGGAAATCATCGCATGA
- a CDS encoding DUF1854 domain-containing protein: MRMEEHQGMELADAAGIRYLTPSNSEFAETTGHLLSVWTKGEVHSPVYVHCSFPHTNQRSFLSIRTADNKEIGLIRYLEDFPQSTASIIERQLKIRYFTPEITKVIAVSEEFGYSYWEVETTAGRCRFTVRNGSGSVKFAAENRLLIIDVDGNRFVIPHVDQLSDKEYRMIETRL, encoded by the coding sequence ATGAGGATGGAAGAGCACCAGGGAATGGAGCTGGCGGATGCCGCGGGCATCCGTTATTTGACACCGAGCAATTCGGAATTTGCGGAGACGACGGGCCATCTGCTGTCCGTCTGGACCAAAGGCGAGGTGCACTCGCCGGTTTACGTTCATTGCTCCTTCCCGCATACGAACCAGCGCTCTTTCTTGTCGATTCGAACGGCGGACAACAAGGAGATCGGTTTGATCCGCTATCTTGAAGATTTTCCGCAAAGCACGGCTTCTATCATTGAAAGGCAGCTGAAGATCCGTTATTTTACGCCGGAAATTACCAAGGTGATTGCCGTAAGCGAGGAGTTCGGCTATTCCTATTGGGAAGTTGAAACGACTGCCGGACGGTGCCGGTTCACGGTGCGGAACGGCAGCGGCAGCGTCAAGTTTGCAGCGGAGAACCGCCTGCTGATCATCGATGTCGACGGTAACCGGTTCGTCATCCCGCACGTGGATCAGCTTAGCGACAAGGAATACCGCATGATCGAAACGAGATTGTAG